One part of the Prochlorococcus marinus str. MIT 9313 genome encodes these proteins:
- a CDS encoding peptidylprolyl isomerase: MDDLQETVRESLHKLPKDIVVLLRRQNLLRSLVQRMVIDQACTAVQLPAEKLDQAIASFCEQHGLSDEERLEGYLSHQGLIKPDLIHQLEIPLKVQYLSLKEFSAKAEAHFLKRKEELDQFTYSLLRVEDSDLAHELYLQIEAGEADFTVLATEHSQGRERASHGLVGPASLGRAHPLLRQRLRTATPGVLLEPFKIEQWWVVTRLEERQLATFDSNMQKRMAIELFDGWIEQQTNQLISAVRGDQFENGALT; this comes from the coding sequence GTGGACGACCTCCAAGAGACCGTTCGGGAGAGCCTCCACAAGCTCCCTAAAGACATTGTGGTTTTGCTTCGCCGTCAAAACCTGTTGAGGTCACTCGTGCAGAGGATGGTCATTGATCAAGCCTGCACAGCTGTTCAGTTACCCGCAGAAAAACTGGATCAGGCGATTGCGAGTTTCTGCGAGCAGCATGGGCTAAGTGATGAGGAACGTCTCGAGGGATATCTCTCTCATCAAGGTCTGATCAAGCCAGACCTCATTCATCAACTCGAAATCCCTTTGAAAGTTCAATATTTAAGTCTGAAAGAATTCAGCGCCAAAGCCGAAGCACACTTCCTCAAACGTAAGGAAGAGCTCGATCAATTCACCTACAGCTTGCTCCGAGTTGAGGATTCTGATCTGGCCCATGAGCTTTACCTCCAGATCGAAGCCGGAGAAGCCGATTTCACGGTGCTGGCAACCGAGCATTCCCAGGGCAGAGAAAGAGCATCCCACGGCCTGGTAGGGCCAGCAAGCCTCGGTAGAGCCCATCCTCTCCTTCGCCAGCGCTTACGCACAGCAACCCCAGGGGTCTTACTGGAGCCTTTCAAAATCGAGCAATGGTGGGTCGTTACGCGGCTTGAAGAGCGGCAACTCGCCACATTTGACTCCAACATGCAAAAACGCATGGCGATCGAATTATTCGATGGTTGGATTGAACAACAAACCAATCAACTGATCTCAGCTGTTCGCGGCGATCAATTTGAGAATGGTGCCCTCACATGA
- a CDS encoding aspartate kinase, with the protein MALLVQKFGGSSVGNVERIQAVAERIATSKDLGHDLVIVVSAMGQTTDELTALAKVISSNPPQREMDMLLATGEQVSISLLSMALHELGIPAISMTGAQVGIVTESAYGRARILDVRTERLQSLLSTGKVVVVAGFQGTSLSSVGTAEITTLGRGGSDTSAVAIAAALGADACEIYTDVPGVLTSDPRQVSDAQLMQEVSCDEMLELASLGASVLHPRAVEIARNFGVALVVRSSWSNEAGTKLTSKSKRPIGREGLELGRPVDGVELAEGQAVIALSHVPDQPGVAATLFENLSSDGVNVDLIIQSTHEGNSNDIAFTVAEADLAKAHSLCEGLLKSVGGQLSAEAGMSKLSISGAGIMGRPGIAASLFDTISRAGINLRLIATSEVKVSCVIDATLGSKALRAVSTAFELSDSQVRINPLGNGKGEPEVRGVALDQGQAQLSVRGVPNRPGTAAALCSAMAEAGISLDAIVQSERQHDDGSRDISFTLKRDEREQANKTLAPLLAQWPGANLEDGPAIARVSAVGAGMPATAGTAGRMFRALADAKINIAMIATSEIRTSCVVAEPDGVKALQSVHKGFGLGEEADHPVQSNS; encoded by the coding sequence ATGGCGTTGCTGGTGCAAAAATTCGGCGGATCATCCGTCGGCAACGTCGAGCGCATCCAAGCCGTCGCTGAGCGGATTGCGACCAGCAAAGATCTCGGCCACGACCTAGTGATTGTGGTATCCGCTATGGGCCAAACCACTGATGAGCTCACAGCCCTAGCGAAAGTGATCAGCAGCAATCCCCCTCAACGGGAAATGGACATGCTGCTAGCCACCGGAGAACAGGTTTCGATCTCCTTGCTTTCAATGGCACTGCATGAACTGGGTATACCAGCCATTTCGATGACTGGAGCCCAAGTGGGCATCGTGACAGAGTCTGCCTATGGCCGCGCTCGAATCCTAGACGTCCGCACTGAGCGCCTGCAATCCCTGTTGAGCACTGGCAAGGTGGTAGTCGTAGCAGGCTTCCAGGGCACAAGCCTGAGCAGCGTTGGCACCGCAGAGATCACCACCCTCGGCCGCGGTGGTTCAGATACATCTGCAGTTGCCATAGCAGCCGCCCTAGGAGCAGATGCCTGCGAGATCTACACCGATGTACCAGGAGTGCTCACAAGTGATCCACGTCAGGTCAGCGATGCCCAACTGATGCAAGAAGTGAGTTGCGACGAGATGCTTGAGCTGGCCAGTCTGGGCGCCTCCGTGTTGCACCCCCGTGCAGTCGAGATCGCCCGCAACTTTGGAGTCGCCCTGGTCGTGCGTTCTAGCTGGAGCAACGAAGCCGGAACCAAGCTCACAAGCAAATCAAAGCGCCCCATCGGTCGAGAAGGTCTAGAGCTTGGTCGGCCTGTGGATGGCGTTGAACTTGCCGAAGGTCAAGCGGTGATCGCCCTCTCTCACGTGCCAGATCAACCGGGTGTCGCAGCCACACTTTTTGAAAACCTCTCTAGCGATGGCGTGAATGTGGACCTAATCATCCAATCAACCCATGAAGGCAACAGCAATGACATTGCCTTCACAGTGGCCGAAGCCGACTTAGCGAAAGCCCACTCACTTTGCGAAGGGCTGCTTAAAAGCGTCGGTGGCCAACTCTCAGCTGAAGCCGGAATGAGCAAACTAAGCATCAGCGGAGCAGGAATCATGGGACGCCCCGGTATCGCCGCAAGCCTTTTCGACACGATCTCACGGGCAGGAATCAACCTACGGCTGATCGCCACCAGTGAGGTGAAAGTCAGCTGCGTCATCGATGCAACGCTGGGAAGCAAAGCCCTGCGTGCAGTCAGCACAGCCTTTGAACTCAGCGACAGCCAAGTACGCATCAATCCTTTGGGCAACGGCAAAGGTGAACCAGAAGTTCGAGGGGTAGCACTCGATCAAGGTCAGGCCCAGCTAAGTGTGCGAGGGGTGCCGAATCGGCCTGGGACAGCAGCAGCTCTTTGTTCAGCGATGGCAGAGGCAGGAATCAGCCTCGATGCGATTGTGCAATCGGAGCGACAACATGACGATGGAAGCCGGGATATCAGCTTCACCCTCAAGCGCGATGAGCGAGAGCAAGCCAATAAGACTCTTGCCCCCCTACTTGCGCAATGGCCAGGAGCCAATCTGGAAGACGGTCCTGCAATCGCCCGGGTGAGCGCAGTGGGTGCAGGCATGCCCGCCACCGCAGGTACAGCAGGGCGGATGTTCCGAGCTCTCGCAGATGCAAAGATCAATATCGCCATGATCGCCACCAGTGAAATCCGCACAAGTTGCGTGGTGGCTGAACCCGATGGGGTCAAGGCGCTGCAATCAGTGCATAAAGGCTTTGGGCTGGGTGAAGAAGCTGATCATCCAGTGCAAAGCAACTCGTAA
- a CDS encoding HlyD family secretion protein, with protein MSNKPNPVGGLIRRAQNQLEQKVSSVSHDESVLQQSRFWMRAVTWSLIGTTAFAVGWLAIARTEEIVVAQGKLEPLGDVKEIQIPVGGVARDILIKGGDRVSKGQILIQLDTETSSEQVNSLEAQLTKKQQQLKLKLEEQQGTLHLSQEQVATTRDNLALEQQILSRFEFLSAQGAYSELQYLQQLNKVRELRGRVTKEKLDGARQQSILNQEIEQLNSQLAQLKAQLTEAKVTLKYQSLRSPVDGVVFDLKPTTPGFVAQSSEPVLKIVPFKNLEADVEIPSNKIGFVREGMSVDISIDSFPATDFGVLEGKVTSIGSDALPPDQQEQRQEYRFPATIQLDSQQLKLKNGTTLPLQVGMSLTANIKLRSVTYLQLLLGQFQSKTDSLRQL; from the coding sequence ATGAGCAACAAGCCCAACCCCGTCGGCGGACTGATCCGCAGAGCTCAAAACCAACTAGAGCAGAAAGTAAGCTCTGTGTCACACGATGAAAGCGTGCTCCAGCAAAGCCGCTTTTGGATGCGTGCTGTGACTTGGAGCCTGATCGGCACAACAGCCTTTGCAGTGGGCTGGTTGGCCATCGCGCGCACGGAAGAAATCGTTGTCGCACAAGGCAAACTTGAACCATTAGGCGATGTCAAAGAGATTCAAATCCCAGTTGGAGGAGTCGCTAGGGACATCCTTATCAAAGGAGGTGATCGCGTCAGTAAAGGTCAAATTCTGATCCAGCTCGACACTGAAACATCCTCAGAACAAGTGAACTCCTTAGAAGCTCAGTTGACAAAAAAACAGCAACAACTAAAGCTCAAACTTGAAGAACAACAGGGAACGCTACATCTCAGCCAAGAACAAGTCGCCACAACCAGAGATAATCTGGCCCTTGAACAACAAATCCTTAGCCGGTTTGAATTTCTTAGCGCACAGGGCGCTTACTCTGAGCTTCAGTATTTACAGCAACTCAACAAGGTACGAGAACTGCGTGGAAGGGTCACCAAAGAGAAATTGGATGGCGCTCGCCAACAATCAATCCTCAATCAAGAAATTGAACAGCTCAATTCCCAATTAGCCCAGCTTAAGGCTCAACTCACTGAAGCAAAAGTAACACTGAAATACCAGTCTTTGCGTTCTCCAGTGGATGGGGTGGTGTTTGATCTCAAGCCAACCACGCCTGGCTTTGTCGCCCAGTCAAGTGAGCCTGTGCTCAAGATCGTGCCCTTCAAAAACTTGGAAGCCGATGTGGAAATCCCCAGCAACAAAATTGGTTTCGTTCGCGAAGGCATGTCCGTTGACATCAGTATTGATTCCTTCCCAGCTACAGACTTCGGTGTACTGGAAGGTAAGGTGACCTCGATTGGCTCCGACGCACTTCCACCCGATCAACAAGAACAAAGACAGGAATACCGCTTCCCAGCCACCATTCAGCTCGACAGCCAACAACTCAAACTCAAGAACGGCACCACGCTTCCCTTACAAGTAGGAATGTCGCTCACTGCAAATATCAAACTGCGCAGTGTGACCTATTTACAACTACTGCTTGGCCAGTTCCAGAGTAAAACCGATTCACTCAGGCAACTATGA
- the holA gene encoding DNA polymerase III subunit delta has protein sequence MPIHLIWGDDAAARDHAIETLIGDVVDQAWSSINLSRLDGADAGQASQALAEARTPPFGSGGRLVLLQRSPFCNACPSELANRFEDVLDLIPETSHLVLCNPNKPDGRLRTTKALQKLVKLKQASEKSFLLPAIWDGAGQQELVERTARDLGLQLEPEATAALVEAIGNDSTRLTAELQKLALHADIRQESATENQSPTLIKAENVAALIEGMATNALQVGDSLLAGHAGEAIARLDALLDAGEPALRIVATLTGQIRGWLWVSLLEQQGERDVNVIAKAAGIGNPKRIYVMRKQLQGRPPQRFLTLLSRLLEVEAALKRGAIPTDAFRDGLLSTP, from the coding sequence ATGCCGATCCATCTCATCTGGGGCGATGATGCCGCCGCCCGAGACCACGCCATCGAGACTCTGATCGGCGATGTTGTCGATCAAGCATGGAGCAGCATCAACCTCAGCCGCCTCGATGGAGCTGATGCTGGGCAAGCCAGCCAAGCCTTGGCAGAAGCACGCACACCACCCTTCGGAAGTGGCGGACGACTTGTGCTGTTACAGCGCAGTCCGTTCTGCAACGCTTGCCCTAGCGAACTTGCGAATCGTTTCGAAGACGTGCTGGATCTAATTCCAGAAACCAGCCACCTGGTGCTATGCAACCCCAACAAACCAGACGGCCGACTGCGAACAACGAAGGCCTTACAAAAGCTTGTGAAGTTGAAGCAAGCCAGCGAAAAAAGCTTTCTGCTGCCAGCGATCTGGGATGGTGCCGGTCAGCAGGAGCTGGTGGAACGCACCGCCCGAGACTTAGGTCTACAGCTGGAGCCTGAAGCCACTGCAGCGCTGGTGGAAGCCATCGGCAATGACAGTACGCGACTCACCGCAGAGCTGCAAAAACTGGCTCTCCATGCCGACATTCGCCAAGAAAGCGCAACTGAGAACCAATCACCAACTTTGATTAAAGCCGAAAACGTAGCCGCGCTGATTGAAGGAATGGCCACCAATGCACTACAGGTTGGAGATTCACTCTTGGCAGGCCATGCCGGAGAAGCGATCGCCCGTCTTGATGCACTCCTTGATGCCGGTGAGCCAGCACTTCGCATCGTGGCCACCTTGACAGGCCAAATCAGAGGGTGGCTTTGGGTGAGTTTACTGGAGCAGCAAGGGGAACGAGATGTGAACGTGATTGCCAAAGCAGCAGGCATTGGCAACCCCAAGCGGATCTACGTGATGCGCAAACAGCTACAGGGCCGGCCACCGCAGCGATTCCTCACCCTGCTCAGTCGCTTGCTTGAAGTAGAAGCCGCCCTCAAGCGAGGTGCAATCCCTACTGATGCCTTCCGCGACGGGTTACTCAGCACTCCCTAA
- a CDS encoding peptidase domain-containing ABC transporter: MTLTNLNHPLAPLQNALQIKGERLKFQIGQSLCEENYLPGHVLLIESGTARLLGNSDGRLTTRIKLESGSLIGAVSLLRGESCEAVRAATELVAWSITDTTFQQLYNSEKDIRDCCEAYLWDAEVAALLQGIRASTPKSHHSLEAWLKMLGPLATLMRANNDEAQAALNNGKRLFLASSIPSCPINTELDSIAAIRELSKPQSGFCLRLIALPADSLATLLSPAVDSKSNAALQNDEETPETALSLAPSRPPVSSLNSSSSSEDFFVGGQGPLQETLACFQMLAKLMKLPFRRDSIEKMLRDSLRRGQTPTLRMCGQIAAGLGLHVAGAKVPALMGTRLQTPTLVPWKQSFSLVTRSDQLGLTLASPSEGFIKLDPSQLEEAFPEGIELLLLDRSNTTPEQAFGPSWFWPALQRYRGVLIQVLIAGFVVQLFTLANPLLIQVIIDKVINQRSLDTLQILGFALVIVTVLEGVLGSLKTFLFAETTNRIDQRLGAEVIDHLLRLPLGYFDKRPVGELGSRVSELEKIRNFLTGQALTTLLDAAFSVIYVVVMVIYSWLLTLIALAVLPIQVGLTLVGAPLFRRQFRQTAEENAKTQSHLVEVLTGIQTVKAQNVEMISRWKWQERYGRYISRSFEKTISGTALSQTSQVLQKISQLLVLWVGANMVLAGDLTLGQLIAFRIISGYVTQPLLRLSTIWQSIQELRVSFERLADVIDTPQESNDLDKGKVPLPPLEGDVSFEDLSFSFSKSTAPVLKDISLNIKAGTFVGIVGQSGSGKSTLVKLLPRLYSPDQGRILIDGYDIDKVELYSLRRQIGIVPQDPLLFSGSISENIALTQPDADNDEIIMAAKLAVAHDFIMTLPSGYSTPVGERGSSLSGGQRQRIAIARTLLGNPKLLVMDEATSALDYETERKVCDNLVNAMHDCTVFFITHRLSTVRRADLIVVMHQGAIVEMGTHEALMEKRGRYYALYRQQESS; encoded by the coding sequence ATGACACTGACGAATCTGAATCACCCCCTTGCTCCACTGCAAAACGCTTTACAGATCAAAGGTGAGCGGCTGAAGTTTCAAATCGGTCAATCCCTATGCGAAGAAAATTATCTCCCTGGTCATGTGTTGCTGATCGAAAGCGGCACCGCCCGACTGCTTGGTAACAGTGATGGTCGCTTGACCACACGCATCAAACTTGAATCCGGCTCCTTAATCGGAGCAGTCTCTCTACTCAGAGGTGAATCTTGCGAAGCCGTACGAGCTGCAACAGAGCTTGTGGCTTGGAGCATCACAGACACAACCTTCCAACAGCTCTACAACTCTGAAAAAGACATTCGAGACTGTTGTGAGGCTTACCTCTGGGACGCTGAAGTCGCTGCCCTTCTCCAGGGGATCCGTGCAAGCACACCCAAGAGTCATCATTCCCTGGAGGCATGGCTGAAGATGCTCGGCCCTCTGGCCACATTGATGCGCGCGAATAATGATGAAGCACAAGCAGCCCTAAACAATGGCAAACGTCTATTCCTCGCCTCGTCGATACCCAGCTGCCCGATCAACACTGAGCTGGACTCAATCGCAGCAATTCGCGAGTTAAGCAAACCCCAATCTGGTTTCTGCCTAAGGCTGATTGCCCTACCAGCCGACTCGCTAGCCACTCTGCTCAGCCCAGCAGTCGATAGCAAGAGCAATGCAGCTCTACAGAACGACGAAGAGACTCCTGAGACAGCACTCTCGCTCGCACCATCAAGACCACCCGTCAGCAGCCTCAATAGCTCCTCAAGCTCCGAAGACTTCTTCGTTGGCGGTCAAGGCCCTCTCCAAGAAACCCTGGCCTGCTTCCAGATGTTGGCCAAGCTGATGAAGCTGCCATTCAGACGCGACTCGATCGAGAAAATGCTGCGTGACAGTCTGCGCCGCGGCCAAACTCCCACCCTGCGAATGTGCGGCCAGATCGCAGCCGGACTTGGCCTACACGTTGCCGGAGCCAAGGTACCAGCCTTGATGGGCACTCGCTTACAGACGCCCACCTTGGTGCCATGGAAGCAAAGCTTTTCTCTAGTAACACGCAGTGATCAACTAGGCCTCACCCTGGCCTCACCAAGCGAGGGTTTTATCAAACTAGATCCGAGTCAGCTGGAGGAAGCCTTCCCTGAAGGCATCGAACTGCTGCTCCTCGACCGTTCCAACACCACTCCTGAGCAAGCCTTTGGTCCGAGTTGGTTCTGGCCAGCACTGCAGCGCTATCGGGGTGTCTTAATCCAAGTTTTGATCGCCGGTTTCGTGGTCCAGCTCTTCACGCTGGCCAACCCCCTGTTGATCCAAGTCATCATCGATAAGGTCATCAATCAGCGCAGCCTCGACACACTGCAGATCCTTGGCTTTGCCCTTGTAATCGTGACTGTGCTTGAAGGCGTGTTGGGCAGTCTCAAAACCTTTCTCTTCGCTGAAACCACCAACCGCATCGACCAACGCCTAGGCGCTGAAGTGATCGACCACCTATTGCGCCTCCCACTGGGCTATTTCGACAAGCGCCCTGTTGGCGAATTGGGCTCAAGGGTCAGCGAACTGGAGAAGATCCGCAACTTCCTCACCGGCCAAGCATTGACCACCCTGCTTGATGCTGCCTTCTCTGTGATCTATGTGGTGGTCATGGTGATCTACAGCTGGCTGCTGACCCTGATTGCCTTGGCTGTATTACCGATTCAGGTCGGACTCACACTGGTGGGAGCACCTCTTTTCCGGCGTCAATTCCGACAAACTGCTGAGGAAAATGCCAAGACTCAAAGCCACCTGGTTGAGGTGCTAACAGGCATCCAAACAGTGAAGGCTCAGAACGTAGAAATGATCAGCCGTTGGAAGTGGCAAGAGCGTTACGGCCGCTACATCAGCCGAAGCTTTGAAAAAACAATTAGTGGCACCGCCCTAAGCCAAACCAGTCAGGTGCTTCAAAAAATCTCCCAATTACTTGTGCTTTGGGTAGGCGCAAACATGGTTTTAGCTGGAGACCTAACCCTTGGACAACTGATCGCCTTTCGCATCATTTCCGGCTATGTCACCCAACCGCTGTTAAGGCTCTCAACCATCTGGCAGAGCATCCAAGAACTGAGGGTGAGTTTTGAGCGTCTTGCGGATGTGATCGACACCCCCCAAGAATCAAATGACCTCGATAAAGGCAAAGTTCCACTGCCACCGCTTGAAGGAGATGTGAGCTTTGAAGATCTCAGCTTCAGCTTCAGCAAATCAACAGCACCAGTTCTGAAAGACATCAGCCTCAACATCAAGGCCGGTACCTTTGTGGGCATCGTGGGTCAGAGCGGAAGCGGCAAGAGCACATTGGTCAAGCTGCTACCTCGTCTCTATTCCCCAGATCAAGGCCGCATCCTCATCGACGGCTATGACATCGACAAAGTGGAGCTCTACTCCTTACGACGTCAGATCGGGATCGTGCCGCAAGATCCTCTGCTGTTCTCAGGCTCGATCAGCGAAAACATAGCCCTCACCCAGCCTGATGCCGATAACGACGAAATCATCATGGCTGCAAAGTTGGCAGTCGCCCACGATTTCATCATGACGCTACCGAGCGGCTACAGCACGCCGGTGGGTGAACGGGGCTCCTCCTTAAGCGGAGGTCAACGTCAACGGATCGCTATCGCTCGAACGCTCTTAGGCAATCCCAAACTTCTGGTGATGGACGAAGCCACCAGCGCCCTTGATTACGAAACCGAACGCAAAGTTTGCGACAACCTCGTCAACGCCATGCATGACTGCACGGTTTTTTTCATCACCCACAGGCTCTCCACTGTTCGTCGAGCCGACCTGATTGTGGTGATGCATCAAGGGGCAATCGTGGAAATGGGCACTCACGAAGCCTTGATGGAAAAACGAGGTCGGTACTACGCCCTCTATCGCCAGCAGGAGTCGAGCTGA
- a CDS encoding precorrin-8X methylmutase, translating into MKSLDHPIFTESIRRIREQLGVTGLDPLQQQVLERLIHSSGDFGLTPLLRFTPEACELGLAALQAGAPILTDTAMAAVAVQPMARRTLKTSVRCVLEWAPDEAPNGSTRTAEGLRSAWQELAAKDADQQAPIVLIGSAPTALEALLDLVSTGAPPPSLIIGMPVGFVGVAESKRRLLASGLAQIRLEGSRGGAGLVAATVNALLRAS; encoded by the coding sequence GTGAAGTCGCTTGATCATCCGATCTTCACGGAAAGCATTCGCCGCATTCGGGAGCAGTTGGGTGTAACGGGTTTGGATCCCTTGCAGCAGCAGGTGTTGGAGCGTTTGATTCACAGCAGTGGGGATTTTGGCCTAACTCCTTTGCTGCGCTTTACTCCAGAGGCTTGTGAGCTTGGGCTGGCTGCCTTGCAGGCCGGAGCGCCAATTCTCACCGATACGGCCATGGCAGCTGTAGCAGTGCAGCCGATGGCGCGACGCACACTCAAGACATCAGTTCGCTGCGTGCTGGAGTGGGCGCCGGATGAGGCACCAAACGGTTCCACGCGAACAGCCGAGGGCTTGCGATCTGCATGGCAAGAATTGGCGGCTAAAGATGCGGATCAACAAGCGCCGATTGTGCTGATTGGTAGTGCTCCAACGGCTTTGGAAGCTTTGTTGGATCTGGTGTCTACAGGTGCACCCCCTCCTAGCCTGATTATCGGCATGCCTGTGGGGTTTGTCGGTGTGGCTGAAAGTAAGCGCAGGCTTTTGGCTAGTGGGCTGGCTCAGATTCGCCTTGAGGGCAGTCGTGGTGGGGCTGGTCTGGTTGCAGCGACGGTCAATGCTCTGTTGCGGGCGTCATAG